One segment of Desulfovibrio legallii DNA contains the following:
- a CDS encoding tetratricopeptide repeat protein yields MKRSLPALLAALVLSCGLAGTAVAAPAATAAQTLEKAWTAYNIGQYKQVIQMVQPLASDGNPRAQVLLGRCYENGLGVNQDLSTAAKWFRLAADQNDSEAQVLLAYQYELGVGLPRNEAAVADLMRRAADSGNAEARFNLALYYSQGKYGFPKNPEESFRWAKLAADQGFAQAQRYVGACYEYGVGTTQDATTAAQWYSKAAAQGLEREGNIFATKREYTMP; encoded by the coding sequence ATGAAACGATCCCTCCCGGCGCTTTTGGCGGCCTTGGTTCTGTCCTGCGGCCTTGCAGGGACGGCGGTGGCCGCGCCGGCCGCCACTGCGGCGCAGACTCTGGAAAAAGCCTGGACGGCCTATAACATAGGGCAATACAAGCAGGTTATCCAGATGGTGCAGCCCCTGGCCTCGGACGGCAACCCGCGGGCGCAGGTGCTGCTGGGCCGTTGCTATGAAAACGGCCTGGGCGTGAACCAGGACCTGAGCACCGCGGCCAAGTGGTTCCGCCTGGCGGCGGACCAAAACGACAGCGAAGCGCAGGTGCTGCTGGCCTATCAGTACGAACTGGGCGTGGGCCTGCCCCGCAACGAGGCCGCCGTGGCGGACCTTATGCGTCGCGCGGCCGACAGCGGCAATGCCGAAGCCCGCTTCAACCTGGCCCTCTACTACAGCCAGGGCAAGTACGGCTTCCCCAAAAATCCGGAAGAGAGCTTCCGTTGGGCCAAGCTGGCGGCGGACCAGGGCTTTGCCCAGGCTCAGCGCTATGTGGGGGCCTGCTACGAGTATGGCGTGGGCACGACGCAGGACGCGACCACAGCCGCCCAGTGGTACAGCAAGGCCGCTGCCCAGGGGCTGGAGCGCGAAGGCAATATCTTTGCCACCAAGCGCGAATACACCATGCCGTAA
- a CDS encoding GIY-YIG nuclease family protein produces MLQKSLLWQVYLLECADGTLYCGVTRDLRRRLDQHNGLCAGGARYTRGRRPVRLLEHRTCPDQGTALRLERAVKARPRAQKRIFLQKGTLPC; encoded by the coding sequence ATGCTGCAAAAATCCTTACTGTGGCAGGTCTACCTGCTGGAATGCGCCGACGGCACCCTCTACTGCGGCGTCACCCGCGACCTGCGCCGCCGTCTGGACCAGCACAACGGCCTGTGCGCGGGCGGAGCGCGCTACACGCGGGGCCGCCGCCCCGTACGCCTGCTGGAACACCGCACCTGCCCCGACCAGGGTACGGCCCTGCGCCTGGAGCGGGCGGTCAAGGCCCGGCCGCGCGCACAAAAACGGATTTTTCTGCAAAAGGGGACGCTGCCGTGCTGA
- a CDS encoding LysE family translocator: MLTPETALAFFAAALLLAVAPGPDNIFVLTQSAVYGAGAGVATTFGLVTGLCVHTTAVALGVAALFQSSALAFTLLKAAGALYLLRLAWLSFRAGAALALTPEAKPPFPGYLALYRRGIVLNVTNPKVSLFFLAFLPQFCDPARGSVALQVLQLGGLFMLATVVVFCAVAALGGRLALWFNRSPRGQMLIHRAAGTVFAGLALLLLCSGRGA, encoded by the coding sequence GTGCTGACGCCCGAAACCGCTTTGGCCTTTTTTGCCGCAGCCCTGCTGCTGGCCGTGGCTCCGGGGCCGGACAACATCTTTGTGCTCACCCAGTCCGCCGTGTACGGCGCGGGCGCGGGCGTAGCCACCACCTTCGGGCTGGTCACAGGCCTCTGCGTGCACACCACGGCCGTGGCCTTGGGCGTGGCCGCCCTGTTCCAGAGTTCGGCCCTGGCCTTTACCCTGCTCAAGGCCGCGGGCGCGCTCTATCTGCTGCGCCTGGCCTGGCTTTCCTTTCGCGCGGGCGCGGCCCTGGCCCTGACCCCGGAGGCAAAGCCGCCCTTTCCCGGCTATCTGGCTCTGTACCGCCGGGGCATTGTGCTGAACGTGACCAACCCCAAGGTTTCCCTGTTTTTTCTGGCTTTTTTGCCCCAGTTTTGCGACCCGGCGCGGGGCAGTGTGGCCCTGCAGGTGCTTCAACTGGGCGGGCTGTTCATGCTGGCCACGGTGGTGGTGTTCTGCGCCGTGGCCGCCCTGGGGGGACGGCTGGCCCTCTGGTTCAACCGCTCGCCGCGCGGGCAGATGCTCATCCACCGGGCAGCCGGAACCGTTTTTGCCGGGCTGGCCCTGCTGCTGCTGTGCAGCGGCCGTGGCGCTTGA
- a CDS encoding YceD family protein, giving the protein MQNYRIGLGDLPPEGKEFVLDDPAIWLEPLKEFHMDCRVRKPLRATISVTPVEDGWLVRGSLEGEVALPCSRCAEDAITPLAARFEDFESLPEEPEPEAPRRHAAQEPTPXGERLVWERGALLLDLAAVCWEEFVLALPPTPLCQEGCKGLCARCGANLNAGPCGCPPEEGDPRLAVLRGLVRRGK; this is encoded by the coding sequence ATGCAAAACTACCGCATCGGACTCGGCGATCTGCCCCCGGAGGGCAAAGAATTTGTGCTGGATGACCCCGCCATCTGGCTGGAACCCCTCAAGGAGTTCCATATGGATTGCCGGGTGCGCAAACCCTTGCGCGCCACGATTTCCGTAACGCCCGTAGAGGACGGCTGGCTGGTGCGCGGCAGCCTGGAGGGCGAAGTGGCCCTGCCCTGCAGCCGCTGCGCGGAAGACGCCATTACCCCGCTGGCCGCGCGGTTTGAAGACTTTGAAAGCCTGCCGGAAGAGCCCGAACCCGAAGCGCCCAGGCGTCACGCCGCGCAGGAACCGACGCCGGYGGGCGAGCGACTGGTCTGGGAGCGCGGCGCGCTGCTGCTGGACCTGGCCGCCGTATGCTGGGAAGAATTTGTGCTGGCCCTGCCACCCACGCCCCTCTGCCAAGAGGGCTGCAAGGGCCTGTGCGCCCGCTGCGGGGCCAACCTTAATGCCGGACCCTGCGGCTGCCCGCCCGAAGAAGGCGACCCCCGCCTGGCAGTGCTGCGCGGGCTTGTCCGGCGCGGCAAGTAG
- the rpmF gene encoding 50S ribosomal protein L32, with translation MAVQQNKKSRSRKGMRRSHDRVAVPAVIYCTCGEPTLPHSVCPNCGEYKGRKVIAGNDNA, from the coding sequence ATGGCCGTTCAGCAGAATAAAAAATCCCGTTCCCGCAAAGGAATGCGCCGCTCTCACGACCGCGTGGCCGTGCCCGCCGTCATCTACTGCACCTGCGGCGAACCCACCCTGCCCCACAGCGTTTGCCCTAACTGCGGCGAATACAAAGGGCGCAAGGTGATTGCCGGCAACGACAACGCGTGA
- the plsX gene encoding phosphate acyltransferase PlsX yields the protein MNERPVIAVDAMGGDFGPSVVVPGAIEAARLYDLHVQLVGDTPKLEAELDKLDLVNVHFDIVQADDVVHMNERPSDILRRKKNASIQVACRLVKEGAADAVVSAGHSGATVACGMFIMGRLAGVERPALAALLPTEKDPVVVLDVGANVDCRPYHLFQFGLMGDAFARDLLGYAAPRVSLLSIGEEEGKGNSQVKEAYELLKMAQNLNFAGNAEGRDIFTGDLDVVVCDGFVGNVVVKMSEGLAASLVRMLKKVFTSGLLPALGGMLARGAFRRFARTVDYAEYGGAPLLGLQGLAIVCHGRSSARAMTNAVRMSGTFIRKGTNLRLAETILANEELTRFSRAI from the coding sequence ATGAACGAGCGCCCCGTCATTGCCGTGGACGCCATGGGGGGAGATTTTGGCCCTTCCGTGGTGGTGCCTGGGGCCATTGAGGCCGCCAGGCTGTACGACCTGCACGTGCAGCTTGTGGGAGATACCCCCAAGCTGGAGGCCGAGCTGGACAAGCTCGACCTCGTCAACGTGCATTTTGACATCGTGCAGGCCGATGACGTGGTGCACATGAACGAACGCCCCTCGGACATCCTGCGGCGCAAAAAAAACGCCTCCATCCAGGTGGCCTGCCGCCTGGTCAAGGAGGGCGCGGCCGACGCCGTGGTCAGCGCCGGGCATTCCGGAGCCACGGTGGCCTGCGGCATGTTCATCATGGGGCGGCTCGCCGGGGTGGAACGTCCGGCCCTGGCGGCCCTGCTGCCCACAGAAAAAGACCCCGTCGTGGTGCTGGACGTGGGCGCCAATGTGGATTGCCGCCCCTACCACCTCTTTCAATTCGGCCTCATGGGCGACGCTTTTGCCCGCGACCTGCTGGGCTATGCAGCGCCGCGCGTGAGCCTTTTGAGCATCGGCGAGGAAGAAGGCAAAGGCAACAGCCAGGTCAAGGAAGCCTACGAACTGCTGAAAATGGCTCAGAACCTCAACTTCGCGGGCAACGCCGAAGGGCGGGACATTTTTACCGGCGACCTGGACGTGGTGGTCTGTGACGGTTTTGTGGGCAATGTGGTGGTCAAGATGAGCGAAGGGCTTGCCGCCTCGCTGGTGCGCATGCTCAAAAAAGTCTTCACATCCGGCCTGTTGCCGGCCCTGGGCGGCATGCTGGCCCGGGGGGCCTTCCGGCGCTTTGCGCGCACGGTGGACTACGCCGAATACGGCGGCGCGCCGCTTTTGGGCCTGCAGGGTCTGGCCATCGTCTGTCACGGGCGCTCCAGTGCGCGGGCCATGACCAACGCCGTGCGCATGAGCGGCACCTTTATACGTAAAGGCACCAATCTTCGCCTGGCCGAAACCATCCTGGCCAACGAGGAGCTTACCCGCTTCTCCCGCGCCATCTAA
- a CDS encoding beta-ketoacyl-ACP synthase III, giving the protein MKPFCHLLALHAYVPDTVLTNADLAAVVDTNDEWIVSRTGIRRRHRLDAADNASDMALRAARGALDDAGLLPAELTHVITATCTPDVLSPSVACIVAGQLDTGPVMAFDFSAACSGFLYGLSLCRSLLAQDHEAKILFICAEALSRRVNWADRSTCVLFGDAATACVVSAGSANVLAGLEDVLCLSDGRQRDLIVVGGGTSSRYGLGDPVGEDFFIRMQGRETYKHAVRSMVQVCEDVLAKNGLTAADVDLLVPHQANLRIIEAVGGRLGITGERVFVNVDQYGNTSSASIPLAIAEAHAQGRIRPGCRVLATAFGAGLTWGAALLRF; this is encoded by the coding sequence ATGAAGCCTTTTTGCCATCTGCTTGCCCTGCACGCCTACGTTCCCGACACGGTGCTGACCAATGCCGACCTGGCCGCCGTGGTGGACACCAACGATGAATGGATCGTTTCCCGGACGGGCATCCGCCGCCGCCACAGGCTGGACGCGGCCGACAACGCTTCGGACATGGCCCTGCGCGCGGCGCGCGGCGCGCTGGACGATGCGGGGCTGCTGCCTGCCGAGCTCACCCACGTCATCACCGCTACCTGCACGCCGGACGTGCTCTCTCCTTCAGTGGCCTGCATTGTGGCCGGGCAATTGGACACAGGGCCGGTCATGGCCTTTGACTTCAGTGCCGCCTGTTCCGGTTTTTTGTACGGCCTTTCCCTCTGCCGTTCGCTGCTGGCCCAGGATCACGAGGCCAAGATTCTGTTTATCTGCGCCGAGGCCCTCAGCCGCCGGGTCAACTGGGCGGACCGTTCCACCTGCGTGCTCTTTGGCGACGCGGCCACGGCCTGCGTGGTCAGCGCGGGTTCGGCCAATGTGCTGGCCGGGCTGGAAGACGTGCTCTGCCTGAGCGACGGCCGCCAGCGCGACCTTATCGTCGTGGGCGGCGGCACCTCCAGCCGTTATGGCCTGGGCGACCCCGTGGGCGAAGATTTTTTCATCCGCATGCAAGGGCGTGAAACGTACAAGCATGCGGTGCGCAGCATGGTGCAGGTCTGCGAAGACGTGCTGGCCAAAAACGGCCTCACGGCTGCGGATGTGGACCTGCTGGTGCCCCACCAGGCCAACCTGCGCATTATAGAAGCCGTGGGCGGCCGCCTGGGCATCACGGGCGAGCGCGTGTTCGTCAATGTGGACCAGTACGGCAACACCTCTTCGGCCTCCATTCCCCTGGCCATTGCCGAAGCGCACGCGCAGGGGCGCATCAGGCCGGGCTGCCGGGTACTGGCTACGGCTTTCGGCGCAGGGCTTACCTGGGGCGCGGCCCTGCTGCGCTTTTAA
- the fabG gene encoding 3-oxoacyl-[acyl-carrier-protein] reductase: MTTVQCPSTQDAPTALVTGGSRGIGRAIARTLAREGFQVYLTYVSRPEEAEKTVEEIRSQGGQARAFGLDVSDGAAVADFFAAEIKDQVNLAVLVNNAGITRDVLLLRMKDEDFDRVLTVNLRGAFLCSREAAKIMSRARYGRIVNISSVVGQMGNVGQVNYAAAKAALLGLTKSCAKELAARQITVNAVAPGFIETDMTAALTDEVRADYVAAIPLRRMGRAEDVAEAVAFLASDKAAYITGQVLGVNGGMYC; encoded by the coding sequence ATGACAACCGTGCAGTGCCCTTCCACCCAAGACGCGCCGACGGCCTTGGTAACCGGCGGATCACGCGGCATCGGCCGGGCCATTGCCCGCACCCTGGCACGGGAGGGCTTTCAGGTTTACCTTACCTACGTCAGCCGCCCGGAAGAGGCGGAAAAAACCGTAGAGGAAATCCGCTCCCAGGGCGGCCAGGCCAGGGCTTTTGGCCTGGACGTGAGCGACGGGGCCGCCGTGGCCGACTTTTTTGCCGCCGAGATCAAGGACCAGGTCAACCTGGCCGTGCTGGTCAACAACGCGGGCATCACCAGGGATGTTCTCTTACTGCGCATGAAGGACGAGGACTTTGACCGCGTGCTCACCGTCAACCTGCGCGGAGCCTTTTTGTGCTCGCGCGAGGCGGCCAAGATCATGAGCCGGGCCCGCTACGGCCGGATCGTCAATATTTCTTCCGTGGTGGGGCAGATGGGCAACGTCGGGCAGGTCAACTACGCCGCGGCCAAGGCAGCCCTGCTGGGACTCACCAAATCTTGCGCCAAAGAGCTGGCCGCCAGGCAGATCACGGTCAATGCCGTGGCCCCCGGCTTTATTGAAACGGACATGACCGCAGCCCTTACCGATGAAGTGCGCGCGGATTATGTGGCGGCCATACCCCTGCGGCGCATGGGCCGGGCCGAAGACGTGGCCGAAGCCGTGGCCTTTCTGGCCTCGGACAAGGCCGCCTACATCACCGGACAGGTGCTGGGCGTCAACGGCGGCATGTACTGCTGA
- the acpP gene encoding acyl carrier protein: MSDVSEKVKKIIVDQLGVSAEEVKPEASFVEDLGADSLDLTELIMAMEEEFDIEIADDDAQKILKVQDAISYIENKQ; this comes from the coding sequence ATGTCTGATGTTTCTGAAAAGGTAAAAAAGATCATTGTGGATCAACTGGGCGTGAGCGCCGAAGAAGTGAAGCCCGAAGCCTCCTTTGTGGAGGACCTGGGCGCCGATTCTCTGGACCTGACCGAGCTGATCATGGCTATGGAAGAAGAGTTCGACATTGAAATTGCCGACGACGACGCCCAGAAGATCCTGAAAGTGCAAGACGCCATCAGCTACATCGAAAACAAGCAATAG